TCTTTGTTTTCCCTTGGAATCAAACTATAAAGTTTTCTTTATGGAGTTTCAAAATGACATATTCTAATTTGATGAACGAAAGCAATGATGGAATATATTTTGAAAAAGCTCTCAACGAATCTTTCCTGGACCAAATCTTATTCACAGACAACAGCACCAACTCCACCAGCTGCACGAACATCACCCTGGACCCCCAGGTCATTGCGGTCGGGGTCTTTCTATCCGTGTTCATCTTGGTGGCTATCGTCGGGAACATTTTGGTTATCCTCTCGGTGCTATGCAATAGACACTTACAGACCGTCACCAACTTCTTTATAGTCAACCTGGCTATAGCGGACTTGCTATTGAGCATTATTGTGCTGCCTTTCTCCGCGTCTTTGGAGGTGCTGGGATGCTGGGTGTTCGGCCGGGTCTTCTGCAACATCTGGGCAGCGGTGGATGTTCTCTGCTGCACCGCGTCCATCCTCAGTCTCTGTATCATCTCCATAGACAGGTACATCGGGGTCAAACACTGCCTCAAATACCCCACCATCATGACGGAGAAGAAAGCCGCTGTCATTCTGGTGGTGGTCTGGGTCTCCTCCATGGTCATCTCCATAGGACCGCTGCTGGGATGGAAGGAACCGCCGCCGACCGACGAGAGCGTCTGCAGCATCACCGAAGAACCGGGCTATGCCCTCTTCTCCTCGCTCTTTTCCTTCTACCTCCCGCTTATGGTCATCCTAGTGATGTATTTCAGGGTCTACGTGGTGGCCCGGAGGACTACCAAGAGTTTAGAAGCGGGGGTCAAACGGGAGAGAAATAAGTCGATAGAAGTGGTGCTTAGGATACACTGTCGGAGCATGCTGGAGGATACTTCCAAGAGCAAAAACCACCCGTTCCGGAGTTCGCTGTCCGTGCGCTTGATGAAGTTCTCCCGGGAGAAGAAGGCTGCCAAAACCCTGGCGATTGTAGTCGGGATGTTCATCCTGTGTTGGCTACCGTTTTTCTTTGTTTTACCACTGGGTAAGTGTTGGTTTACATTATCAACATTTAAATAGCAATGTATTGGGGGTTAAAGAGGTCCATAATAGAGGCTACagtttaataaataaaaaagttttacCATGTGTAAAATA
This portion of the Coregonus clupeaformis isolate EN_2021a chromosome 24, ASM2061545v1, whole genome shotgun sequence genome encodes:
- the adra1d gene encoding alpha-1D adrenergic receptor, whose amino-acid sequence is MTYSNLMNESNDGIYFEKALNESFLDQILFTDNSTNSTSCTNITLDPQVIAVGVFLSVFILVAIVGNILVILSVLCNRHLQTVTNFFIVNLAIADLLLSIIVLPFSASLEVLGCWVFGRVFCNIWAAVDVLCCTASILSLCIISIDRYIGVKHCLKYPTIMTEKKAAVILVVVWVSSMVISIGPLLGWKEPPPTDESVCSITEEPGYALFSSLFSFYLPLMVILVMYFRVYVVARRTTKSLEAGVKRERNKSIEVVLRIHCRSMLEDTSKSKNHPFRSSLSVRLMKFSREKKAAKTLAIVVGMFILCWLPFFFVLPLGSFFPALKPSDMVFKVIFWLGYFNSCINPIIYPCSSKEFQRAFTRLLRCQCHRRRRVLRRFYDQRWRTAIKGHHHQGIGGREMGTMGIGNARVTDYRPEYGINHELCGSSHCYKGTKGRSLSFKGWSLFPPLQKSSFQLKAKMNNLSNKIKGGPGGKGGVTAPTLARTEIDTVSMGIYNNVAEQSCYQIYDLTECYGLKETDI